One segment of Actinomyces sp. 432 DNA contains the following:
- a CDS encoding alpha/beta hydrolase family protein: MNDYLARELAVPVGAAGTDPGGLVHALTYVPRAAAAGRLRAPLVVCCHGLGESGLRVAPVAQRLAAAGAVAIAPSFRGGGAPTTGPTTAMTIGAELADLDAVLKTARTWPFVDAARTALFGRSQGGLVAMLAAAAHPAQITALALWYPALGAPASVRSRFGRLDAVPETFTSRVDGRDITLGRDFARDLWTRDVEAAMGRYPSPVLLVHGEADADVPLAVSQAAARTLTDARLERIPGAGHGFGDANYETAVRWTVDFLAWAGVLDD, from the coding sequence ATGAACGACTACCTCGCCCGCGAGCTGGCGGTACCGGTCGGCGCGGCCGGCACCGACCCGGGCGGGCTCGTCCACGCCCTGACCTACGTTCCCCGCGCCGCCGCGGCCGGGCGGCTGCGCGCCCCGCTGGTGGTGTGCTGCCACGGGCTGGGGGAGTCCGGGCTGCGGGTGGCGCCGGTCGCCCAGCGCCTGGCCGCCGCGGGCGCCGTCGCCATCGCCCCCAGCTTTCGCGGGGGAGGAGCCCCGACCACAGGCCCGACCACCGCCATGACCATCGGCGCCGAACTGGCCGACCTGGATGCCGTATTGAAGACCGCCCGCACCTGGCCCTTTGTGGATGCCGCCCGCACCGCCCTGTTCGGCCGCAGCCAGGGCGGGCTGGTGGCAATGCTGGCGGCCGCCGCCCACCCGGCGCAGATCACCGCACTGGCCCTGTGGTACCCGGCGCTCGGGGCACCCGCCTCGGTCCGGAGCCGCTTCGGACGCCTCGACGCGGTGCCGGAGACCTTCACGTCCCGCGTCGACGGCCGTGACATCACGCTCGGACGGGACTTCGCCCGCGACCTCTGGACCCGCGACGTCGAGGCCGCCATGGGCCGCTACCCCTCGCCGGTGCTGCTGGTGCACGGCGAGGCGGACGCCGACGTGCCCCTCGCCGTCTCACAGGCGGCCGCCCGCACCCTGACCGACGCCCGCCTGGAGCGCATCCCCGGTGCGGGGCACGGTTTCGGCGACGCGAACTACGAGACGGCCGTGCGGTGGACCGTGGACTTCCTGGCCTGGGCGGGCGTCCTGGACGACTGA